One Patescibacteria group bacterium genomic window, GCAATGTTTTGAAGATCCAAATTTGGATCCAGACACGCGATGGATAACTCCTGAAGGATAAGCTCCTGCTCATCCTTTATTACTTTGTCCCTTTTTCGCAGGGTACAAGCGTCTTGTTCCTCTACAAGAAATTCAGGTTTTTCCACTGCAGGTTCCTTTCCTGGTTTGTGAGGGTACGATGTTTCCCAACAGTCCCGTCCTGGGGCTGCGAGCACTTTTTGATATCTCAATCTACCAAGCTGGACCCACTTTGTCAATGGTATGCGGGGCAGGGTAGGGGTGGTACCATGCAAATATATGCAACGAAGCTGGGTTACACTACTTGCGGTTTTCTTTGTCCTCATTGCCACATTTTGGGCGTTTGGCGGGGATGAAGTGACGGAGTACCTCCCGTACGCTACCCAGCGTTTCACCGGCCAGTCTGCCCACGTGTTGGTTGGCGGGAAGACGTTTGGTACTGAAGTTGTGCGAAGTGAAAAATCTCAGGCCAAGGGTTTGTCTGGGCGTCGAAGTTTACCCGCAGACCGGGGGATGCTCTTCGTCTTTGCAAAACCAGGGTTGTACCCTTTTGTGATGCGGGACATGCGCTTTGCATTAGATATCATCTGGATCCAGGATGGGAAAATTGTTGACCTCTGGCGGAACGCACCATATGGGAAAGAACCTCCAGCCCAGTACACGCCAAAGACCGCCGCTGACCAAGTGTTGGAAATTCGGGCAGGTATGGCAGGTGTTCTCCAGGTAGGAGATATGGTGGTTATTACTGACGATCGGTGGTTCTTCCGCTAGTATGGCAAACAGTAAAGCGCCGGTTGGGTGCCTCCTCATCCATGGGTTTACCTCGCACCGCTCCAGTTTGGAAGCGGTTATTCCGGAATTGGAAAAGCGGCACAT contains:
- a CDS encoding DUF192 domain-containing protein, translated to MQRSWVTLLAVFFVLIATFWAFGGDEVTEYLPYATQRFTGQSAHVLVGGKTFGTEVVRSEKSQAKGLSGRRSLPADRGMLFVFAKPGLYPFVMRDMRFALDIIWIQDGKIVDLWRNAPYGKEPPAQYTPKTAADQVLEIRAGMAGVLQVGDMVVITDDRWFFR